CAGCTCATCATTTACGACCGTGAGTCCTCTACCAGCCAATCCAAAGTGGTAAAGGAAGTCAAGGAGCAAGAGGTCTACATGGGCGAGGTGCCCCTGATGACGGACAAGGGCTCTTTCATCATCAACGGCACCGAGCGCGTCATCGTCTCTCAGTTGCACCGTTCGCCTGGTGTGTTCTTCGAACACGACAAGGGAAAGACCCACAGTTCCGGCAAGCTGCTGTTCTCGGCACGGATCATTCCGTACCGTGGCTCGTGGCTGGACTTCGAATTCGATCCGAAGGACATCCTTTACTTCCGCGTGGACCGTCGCCGCAAAATGCCGGTCACGATACTGTTGAAGGCCATCGGTCTGAACCCCGAGTCCATCTTGGCGAACTTCTTCGTCAACGACAACTTCCGCCTGATGGACAGCGGCGCGCAGATGGAGTTCGTCGCTGATCGCCTGAAGGGCGAAGTGGCGCGCTTCGACATCACCGACAAGGCTGGCAAGGTCGTCGTGGCCAAGGACAAGCGGATCACCGCCCGCCACACGCGCGAATTGGAGCAATCCGGCACAACGCACGTCAGCGTGCCGGAAGACTTCCTGATCGGCCGCGTGGTGGCGCGCAACGTGGTGGACGGCGATACGGGCGAGATCGTGGCCAAGGCCAACGAAGAACTGACGGAAGCTCTGCTGAAGAAGCTGCGTTCGGCCGGCGTGAAGGACCTGCAGGTCATCTACACGAACGAGTTGGACCAGGGTGCGTACATCTCGCAGACGCTGCGCATCGACGAAACCGTGGACGAGTTCGCGGCCCGCGTGGCGATCTACCGGATGATGCGTCCTGGCGAGCCGCCGACGGAAGACGCGGTGCAGGCCCTGTTCCAGCGCCTGTTCTATAACCCGGACACGTACGACCTGTCGCGCGTGGGCCGCATGAAGTTCAATGCCAAGATCGGCCGTGACGAATCGACCGGTCCGATGGTGCTGTCGAACGAGGACATCCTCGCCGTGGTGAAGATCCTGGTGGACCTGCGCAACGGCAAGGGCGAAGTCGACGACATCGACCACCTGGGCAATCGCCGCGTACGTTGCGTGGGCGAGCTGGCCGAGAACCAATACCGCACCGGTCTTGCACGTATCGAAAAGGCCGTGAAAGAGCGTCTGGGACAGGCCGAGCAAGAGCCGCTGATGCCCCACGACCTTATCAACTCCAAGCCGATTTCCGCGGCGCTCAAGGAGTTCTTCGGCGCTTCGCAGCTGTCGCAGTTCATGGACCAGACGAACCCATTGGCAGAGATCACGCACAAGCGCCGTGTGTCCGCACTGGGCCCGGGCGGTCTGACGCGTGAACGTGCCGGCTTCGAAGTGCGTGACGTGCACGTGACCCATTACGGCCGCGTCTGCCCGATCGAAACGCCGGAAGGTCCGAACATCGGGCTGATCAATTCCCTGGCTCTCTATGCACGCCTGAACGAGTACGGGTTCATCGAAACTCCGTACCGCCGCGTGGTGGATGGCAAGGTGACCGACCAGATCGACTACCTGTCCGCGATCGAAGAAGGCAAGTACGTCATCGCACAGGCCAACGCAACGCTGGACAAGGACGGCCGTTTGACGGGCGATCTCGTGTCTGCCCGCGAAAAGGGCGAATCGACCCTGCTGAGCGCCGAGCGCGTGCAGTACATGGACGTATCGCCCGCGCAGATCGTTTCGGTGGCCGCCTCGCTGGTTCCTTTCCTGGAGCACGACGATGCCAACCGCGCACTGATGGGTGCCAACATGTCGCGCCAGGCCGTTCCTGTGCTGCGTCCCGAGAAGCCCATGGTGGGCACCGGGATCGAGCGCGTGGCGGCGGTCGACTCCGGCACGGTGGTGACCGCCAATCGCGGCGGTATCGTGGATTACGTCGACGCGACCCGGATCGTGGTACGCGTCAACGACGCCGAAGCCGTTGCGGGTGAAGTCGGCGTGGACATCTACAACCTGATCAAGTATCAGCGCTCCAACCAGAACACCAACATCCACCAGCGCCCCATCGTCAAGAAGGGCGATGTGTTGGCCAAGGGTGATGTGATCGCCGACGGGGCATCGACCGATCTGGGCGAAATCGCCATCGGGCAGAACATGCTGATCGCGTTCATGCCCTGGAACGGCTACAACTTCGAGGATTCGATCCTGATCAGCGAGCGTGTGGTGGCGGAAGACCGCTACACCTCGATCCATATCGAAGAACTCGTGGTGATGGCGCGCGATACGAAGCTGGGCGCCGAAGAAATCACGCGCGACATTCCGAATCTGTCGGAACAGCAACTCAACCGTCTGGACGAGTCCGGCATCATTTACGTGGGTGCGGAAGTTCAGCCCGGCGACACGCTGGTGGGCAAGGTCACCCCGAAGGGTGAGACCACGCTGACGCCTGAAGAGAAGCTGCTGCGTGCGATCTTCGGTGAGA
The DNA window shown above is from Acidovorax sp. NCPPB 4044 and carries:
- the rpoB gene encoding DNA-directed RNA polymerase subunit beta, whose protein sequence is MAPTSTYSYTERKRIRKSFGSRDSVLEVPYLLQMQKDAYTAFLQADMAPQKRTGEGLQAAFNAAFPIVSHNGFVEMKFVEYNLAKPAFDVRECQTRGLTFASAVRAKVQLIIYDRESSTSQSKVVKEVKEQEVYMGEVPLMTDKGSFIINGTERVIVSQLHRSPGVFFEHDKGKTHSSGKLLFSARIIPYRGSWLDFEFDPKDILYFRVDRRRKMPVTILLKAIGLNPESILANFFVNDNFRLMDSGAQMEFVADRLKGEVARFDITDKAGKVVVAKDKRITARHTRELEQSGTTHVSVPEDFLIGRVVARNVVDGDTGEIVAKANEELTEALLKKLRSAGVKDLQVIYTNELDQGAYISQTLRIDETVDEFAARVAIYRMMRPGEPPTEDAVQALFQRLFYNPDTYDLSRVGRMKFNAKIGRDESTGPMVLSNEDILAVVKILVDLRNGKGEVDDIDHLGNRRVRCVGELAENQYRTGLARIEKAVKERLGQAEQEPLMPHDLINSKPISAALKEFFGASQLSQFMDQTNPLAEITHKRRVSALGPGGLTRERAGFEVRDVHVTHYGRVCPIETPEGPNIGLINSLALYARLNEYGFIETPYRRVVDGKVTDQIDYLSAIEEGKYVIAQANATLDKDGRLTGDLVSAREKGESTLLSAERVQYMDVSPAQIVSVAASLVPFLEHDDANRALMGANMSRQAVPVLRPEKPMVGTGIERVAAVDSGTVVTANRGGIVDYVDATRIVVRVNDAEAVAGEVGVDIYNLIKYQRSNQNTNIHQRPIVKKGDVLAKGDVIADGASTDLGEIAIGQNMLIAFMPWNGYNFEDSILISERVVAEDRYTSIHIEELVVMARDTKLGAEEITRDIPNLSEQQLNRLDESGIIYVGAEVQPGDTLVGKVTPKGETTLTPEEKLLRAIFGEKASDVKDTSLRVDQGSSGTVIDVQVFTREGIQRDKRAQQIIDDELKRFRLDLNDQLRIVEADAFDRIEKLLNNRVANGGPQKLAKGTKIDKAYLASVEKFHWFDIRPAEDEVAAQLESIKNSLEQTRHSFDLAFEEKRKKLTQGDELPAGVLKMVKVYLAVKRRLQPGDKMAGRHGNKGVVSKIVPVEDMPYMADGTPADIVLNPLGVPSRMNIGQVLEVHLGWAGKGIGQRIGDMLREQAKVAEFRKFLEEVYNSRGRKEDLSQLSDDEVLAMAGNLTNGVPYATPVFDGASEAEIKDMLKLAYPDHIAERKGLTPSRTQAYLYDGRTGERFERPTTIGYMHYLKLHHLVDDKMHARSTGPYSLVTQQPLGGKAQFGGQRFGEMEVWALEAYGASYVLQEMLTVKSDDVQGRTKVYESIVKGEHAIEAGMPESFNVLVKEIRSLGLDIELERS